Proteins found in one Sphingobium sp. V4 genomic segment:
- a CDS encoding tautomerase family protein, with product MPHVIVKLWPGNSEARKGELTDVIVREMSRILNCGDEAVSVGFEEVQPEDWSAQVYEPDIQAKWSMLTKSPGYGPGPKPAI from the coding sequence ATGCCGCATGTCATCGTAAAACTCTGGCCTGGTAATTCCGAAGCGCGGAAAGGCGAGCTGACCGACGTCATCGTTCGCGAAATGAGCCGCATCCTGAACTGTGGCGATGAGGCGGTGTCGGTCGGTTTCGAGGAAGTGCAGCCCGAAGACTGGAGCGCCCAGGTCTATGAGCCCGATATCCAGGCAAAATGGAGCATGCTCACCAAGTCACCGGGCTACGGCCCGGGCCCGAAACCAGCAATTTGA
- a CDS encoding cupin domain-containing protein, producing the protein MIKVAIAAAALISTPGGAAAQKGTTTMDITRKADLATVDGPAEYFTGKVTITGQFQRPKPSRVGGAIVHFEPGARTAWHTHPAGQTLIVTEGVGWTQIEGGPKLEFHAGDILWCPADHKHWHGATPHDGMTHIAIQDSVDGKNVVWMEKVTDEQYHAPLGED; encoded by the coding sequence ATGATCAAGGTCGCAATCGCAGCTGCCGCTCTCATTTCGACCCCAGGCGGCGCCGCCGCGCAGAAAGGAACAACGACCATGGATATCACCCGCAAGGCGGATCTGGCGACCGTCGACGGACCCGCCGAATATTTCACCGGCAAGGTCACCATTACTGGCCAGTTTCAGCGCCCCAAACCATCACGCGTGGGCGGCGCGATCGTTCATTTCGAGCCGGGCGCGCGTACCGCTTGGCACACACATCCCGCTGGCCAGACACTGATCGTGACGGAGGGGGTTGGCTGGACCCAGATCGAGGGCGGACCCAAGCTGGAGTTCCACGCGGGCGACATCTTGTGGTGCCCGGCTGATCACAAGCACTGGCATGGAGCCACGCCGCATGATGGTATGACTCACATCGCTATCCAGGATTCGGTCGACGGAAAAAATGTCGTCTGGATGGAGAAGGTTACCGACGAGCAATATCATGCACCACTGGGCGAAGACTGA
- a CDS encoding aldo/keto reductase, producing the protein MMVEEKFTLANGVQIPKLGLGTWRIPDADTASVVRDAIRVGYRHIDTAQAYENEHGVGEGVRASGVSRDEIFITTKLAAECKTFAAAGDSIEWSLRALGMDHIDLMLIHSPQPWAEFREGKHFFEGNLEAWRALEEALATGKVRAIGVSNFERADIENLFDNGSVAPMVNQVLAHVGNTPFDLIDYSRSIGMLVEAYSPVAHGAALKDARLGAMAESYGVSIAQLCIRYCLQLGVLPLPKTANATHMRDNASVDFVISDADMSTLKRAESSTDYGEANAFPVFGKKRQVTDPEPGG; encoded by the coding sequence ATGATGGTGGAAGAGAAGTTCACACTCGCTAACGGCGTGCAAATCCCAAAGTTGGGGTTAGGCACGTGGCGGATTCCCGATGCCGATACGGCAAGCGTGGTGCGCGACGCCATCAGGGTCGGATATCGCCACATCGATACGGCGCAGGCTTATGAGAATGAGCATGGCGTCGGTGAAGGCGTTCGCGCAAGCGGCGTATCCCGGGACGAGATTTTTATAACGACCAAGCTTGCGGCCGAGTGCAAGACGTTTGCCGCGGCGGGAGATAGCATTGAGTGGTCACTTAGGGCGCTCGGTATGGATCATATCGACCTGATGCTGATCCACAGCCCACAGCCGTGGGCGGAGTTCCGGGAGGGCAAGCATTTCTTTGAAGGCAACCTCGAAGCTTGGCGCGCGCTTGAAGAAGCCCTCGCAACCGGCAAGGTTCGAGCGATCGGCGTCTCGAATTTCGAGCGAGCGGATATAGAGAACCTGTTCGACAATGGCAGCGTCGCGCCGATGGTCAACCAGGTCCTGGCTCATGTCGGCAACACGCCATTCGATCTCATCGACTATTCACGATCGATTGGCATGCTGGTCGAAGCGTACTCCCCCGTAGCCCATGGCGCTGCATTAAAGGATGCTCGACTCGGCGCGATGGCCGAAAGCTATGGGGTCAGCATCGCACAGCTCTGCATCCGTTACTGTCTCCAACTGGGTGTGCTCCCGCTGCCAAAAACGGCCAATGCGACACATATGCGTGACAATGCCTCAGTCGATTTCGTCATCTCCGATGCCGACATGAGCACCCTCAAGCGTGCGGAAAGCAGCACGGATTATGGAGAAGCTAACGCCTTCCCGGTTTTCGGCAAGAAGCGTCAGGTGACCGATCCGGAGCCGGGGGGATAA
- a CDS encoding LysR family transcriptional regulator, translating to MQLSRSDIADFLYFLAIARHSNFRRAALEMGVTTSALSHAITALEARRGVRLLNRTTRSVTLTAAGEELRTSIEGPLQTVAEAAENLNRYRDAPTGRVRINVLEDAVPLLLDPVMPTFVERYPDVEVDISVSNRLIDVIAGGFDAGIRYGGTVPEDMIAQRLSPDVRWVAAASPVYLARYGMPATPHDLRDHRCVRIRLGNDQMYEWEFEQGDESIAIATPGPLTVDESHAAVGFGLSGVGIIYGAEPLLRPHLDRGSLQIVLSDWASMGGGFHAYYSGRRQVPTALRLLIDLIKELRPLESDD from the coding sequence ATGCAATTGAGTCGAAGCGACATCGCCGATTTTCTTTATTTCCTCGCTATCGCCAGGCACTCCAACTTTCGGCGCGCGGCGCTGGAGATGGGCGTTACGACCTCGGCCCTCAGCCATGCCATCACCGCGCTGGAAGCACGACGCGGGGTCCGATTATTGAACAGAACCACGAGAAGCGTCACGCTTACCGCCGCAGGAGAAGAGCTTCGGACGTCGATCGAGGGCCCCTTACAGACCGTCGCCGAGGCGGCAGAGAACCTCAACAGATATCGCGATGCACCGACGGGGCGAGTCAGGATCAACGTGCTCGAGGATGCGGTTCCCCTTTTGCTCGACCCTGTCATGCCGACTTTTGTCGAACGCTATCCCGACGTCGAGGTCGATATCAGCGTCAGCAATCGCCTGATTGATGTCATCGCCGGCGGATTCGACGCCGGTATCCGCTATGGCGGCACAGTCCCTGAAGACATGATCGCGCAGCGACTCTCGCCGGATGTGCGGTGGGTCGCAGCCGCGTCGCCCGTCTATCTCGCACGCTATGGCATGCCTGCAACTCCGCATGATTTGCGGGACCATCGCTGCGTGCGCATCCGACTCGGTAATGATCAGATGTACGAGTGGGAGTTTGAGCAAGGTGACGAGTCTATCGCTATCGCCACGCCAGGACCGCTAACCGTGGATGAAAGCCATGCGGCCGTCGGCTTCGGGCTTAGCGGCGTAGGCATAATATATGGCGCCGAACCGTTGCTTCGGCCTCATCTGGATCGTGGCAGCCTGCAAATTGTTCTGAGCGACTGGGCCTCGATGGGAGGCGGGTTCCACGCCTATTATTCGGGCCGTCGGCAGGTTCCGACGGCCTTGCGTCTCCTCATTGATCTCATCAAGGAGCTACGTCCGCTCGAAAGTGATGACTAA